CGTGAAATACATTGTAGAAGTATATTATCAACAAATAATTGACTTTTATGGTATCTTTCTTTCCATTACAAATGATACACTTCGCCTACTCCATATCCACTAACACTCCTGTCCACagcgttttattaaaaaaaataattattttttaatgattATTAAGGAGTAGAGAGACTCACTGTTATAGTCATTATCGTCGAGTAGACTGACTATAAATGTGATATATTGGTTTATATAAGCAATATATAAGTAAACTAACTATAACATTGATAGATTGGTTTGTTGGTTTATAAACCAATATAAAGGTGATATAAGCAAATATATTCCTTATATAAACTAATATATCATATTTACACTCAGTTTGCTCGACGATAATACTTATAGTAATCTTACTACCATTGATGGTGATGATGTTTTGCCACATATTGCTTTTGGCCTCGATGATAGTAAGATTACTATAAGTATTGTTTTATTAATTATAGTTTTatcttattaaaataattatattagtgagaatttttttatttatttatttcgaaCACAATTCTAAGTACAACGATAAGTATCACTAAGACATCCAATCAATTACTCTTTGATATTAAAAATGAATAACTTTAGATCaaagaataaaaaaatcaatTTGCACTTGCGGACAATATATAATGACATCAAATTGGGTAGGATAGTCAAAAATTAAAGGATTTTTTAAGTCATGTGAATTTTACTTTTTGGTTTTTTTAAaaagtgaaaattatatatattttccatgacttattatttatatttttttaacaatgagatagttttatttatatattcaAGAATTTTcacttaaaataaataaatatagatTTATAAAGATAAGAATTAtacataaaattaaataaatacaattgaaaagaaataaaacGCACAATTGAATTGTTTCCCTCTTAAGTTTTTTTGCCAAATACAAAACGCGGGATGTTTTCCCTCTCTAAGATGGCTCTCAATTTCTGAAACCCTTCACATTGCAATACCAAATTCTAGGGCTCAAGGGTTTCTCCAAAATACAATTATTCTCCATCCAAGGCTTTCCTCTCACGGTCGGTAATCCTCGGCAAAGGCCTGAAGAAGGCAACCCACATACATTCTTGCTTCTTCATCTAGATAGTTTTTTATCTCCTTTGTCCATGGCTTTAGGCGTTTAACTTTGGTCTTGTCATGTTATGGTCTTAATATTCATTATAGTTGTATTTGTCAATTTTTGAGGCCATTGTGAGAGTTTCTTTGAAGAGATATGTGGAATGGCTAAAATAACTTCATCAACTAATTCTTAAATGGCTAAAGTTATTTCTTTTCCGGGGACAAATATTTGTTTGAGTAAACTGATTGGAATCTAAGAATTCCCTCTGGTATTCTAAACTTCAAGATGGTATTTACAGTAAATGATATCTTATTTTCTTACGGTCTTGAAGTAATCTAATGTTTGCATATCTTGTTCTCTTAAATAATTAGTTATGTTGGTCTACTGTTATGTTTATAATACAGGATCTAAACAAGCTGCGCAAACTAAAGATTGTATCAACATTATTTGTTTCTTCCCCCAGATGTCAGGTAATACAGGATCTAAACAAGCTGGGCAAACTAATGGTAAAGGAGAAAAATTTCGTAAAAGGAAGACACACACAATAGAGCCTCATATTACAAAATGCCTTGCGTAATCCCATCACAATCCCTCCTATCTCAAACTAGTTTACTTCATGTACATGAGACTTTCTTGCCTCAACCTACTCCTGAAGTCAATCTGCCTCAACCAAGTATTAGAGCCAATCGACCCCAACCTCATAACACTGGATCTCAGCCTCAATCTAATCAGTCGCAACCTATAAATACAGTCACTCAACCGCATATGTCTTCACCAACCAATGTGACTCCAGCCACCTCGTGTAGTGCGGTAGGCGGTGGCAATGATAATGGCAATGATGATGGTCGAATGTGGATTGTACCTGAAGAAGATGGGTAAGTATATTATTTAGTACACATGCTTTGGTTCTTTGATGCTCTAATATGGTATAATATGTTATTAATACTGACTTCTGTTTTGTATGATTGCTTGTAGACAATAGTGAAAGTGCAACTTAGTTCAAATTGTAATCTTTGCATGTGATTTCTTTGACTATATTATTGTTCTCTGTTCTGAGTAGTGCAAATTTTGTAGTTCTTGCTGAGGTAACTGATATCAGTTGCAGCCCATGACAGATTGCTAAAATTGTTCTGAGGAAATTGAATACTTAGTTGTTAGCAACAGTAATGGACAGTGATCAACTAAGTTCGTAGGCTATTTTCATGAATCTCCTGAAAAAGAAATGAGTTCTCTTGTTCATGGTTTAGCTTAAAGGTGAGTCCATTATGTCTATCCCACTCTATGTTGCTTCTTTTGCTATGTATAAATAGCAAGCTGCCCCAAGTTGCCACTTCAATAATCAAGACAGAAGGGATTAATTTCACAAATTTTCTGTTTAACTGTTCCTTCCACTTTATTTGGCATGCTGAAGTGTGTTGGTTTGGGGAGATCATCTCCCCCCTCTGAAATGCCAATATAAGTAGAGACCAACACCTTTTAGAAATCTTAGTCCTCAGTTTTCTAGCTTGAAGTGGTAGTAAACTCGTCACGTGCACGAGCCTTGTAATAGTCTAAATTTAACTATTTACAGACAATGGTTTTGACAGATTTGATGTGATTAATTGATGGGAATTGATTGAATGGAAGGATGAGTGAAACTACCTAGTTAATTTATAAATGATTGATAACTACTGCATTTTTATGTAGGTTTGATCCTCATAAGCCAGTTATTGAAGGCATTGCTAGTTGCATTCGTAGTAAATTTGAGCTGGCTAAACCTTCTTGGAAAAAATTCCCACAATCTACCCGGGATATGTGGTTTGATGAATTCAAGGTAAGGATGTTTATAATATGATTCACGTTCAAATGTTGGGGTGTAAGTTTATAGGACTgattcaaattttattttgatgTGTTGTGTTATAAAATACTATAGAAGAAATTTAGATGGCTCCCTCACTATAATGATGTTATATGACGCAATTTTGAGAAAAAGGGCATCTTCAAGAATGACCCAACTTTTCCAAGATGTTAGAAAGGACTTGTGTGTGAAGCCAAATTGGATGGGTGATGCTGTATTCAAGGAGATGAATAAGCATTGGGAGTCTCCTCAATTTAAGTTAAAGTCggaacaaaacaaaaagaatcgCGATGCAAATGCAGGTGCCTCGGGTCATACAGGTGGTTGTATACC
The sequence above is drawn from the Nicotiana tabacum cultivar K326 chromosome 13, ASM71507v2, whole genome shotgun sequence genome and encodes:
- the LOC107793134 gene encoding uncharacterized protein LOC107793134 isoform X2 is translated as MIMAMMMVECGLYLKKMGLILISQLLKALLVAFVVNLSWLNLLGKNSHNLPGICGLMNSRRNLDGSLTIMMLYDAILRKRASSRMTQLFQDVRKDLCVKPNWMGDAVFKEMNKHWESPQFKLKSEQNKKNRDANAGASGHTGGCIPHRVIWKRLKEASEKDFRILFSHSSKRER